The Oryzias latipes chromosome 16, ASM223467v1 genomic sequence ACTTTCCGTCTCAAATGGTTGAAACGTTTAAACTTTCCAAAGGAGAAGCCAACAGCAAAGCATTTGTTCACCGGAATCCATACAGAGCGATCCAAAGTGCCTCCAAgcacaaacagaacattaaaacatgttGACAAAGATTACACATAAATCACCGGATGAAGCTCGCCGAGGCCCCTGGGATTCAAACCCGGGTCTGCCATGCCCCAGTCCTACATCAGCCAAcagagccatccagctgctATTACACACACATCTGCACTATTCTTATTTAATATTATTCTAAAAGTCATGATTACACATAAACCAGTataattattcattttaaaataagatcAAATGAGTAGAGTGCAGATTAAAGGTTTTCAGACACTGATTTAAACAATATAACATTCAGCCTgaacaagacatttttttactaaaagcatatccaacatcagaaaaactgttccagattttagatGCACAAAACTTAAACAAATGATTTAGCCCTGGTTCTGAGCACCAGCAGATCTGTCCTTCTAAGAGTATTTAGTGAGACCCAAATATCAGAGATGCATTGTACTTTAGTGTTAAGCCGTGGAGGGACCTAAACACAAGTCGAgttgttttaaagtttattctATGTGCAACAGAAAGCAAAGACTGAGGACAGGACTGATGTGGTCGGACGTCCTGGTTTTACTCATGTTGTAGAGGTTGATCCATCCATTCTTCCCTCTTCTAAACCCGTCTAATCTGAATTTAATgttgaaggttttctttaaGAATATTAAGTATATTATTCGTCTTAAAAAATCCATATAGTATTCTGAAGCTTTGATGCAATTTCAATACGGTCTGCCTCACTTCCAGGGACTGCATGATTCTGAACCAACAGCAAAACAGCTCAccaaggtggaaagatttcatgtaatccatggacaccagtgaagatcacaaaccattgaagaaaaaaggttcagagcactgtctagtgggtctagatgacccaactcccaatggtaaagtgcctaggatagcacaagggttacattcaTGGAGGTTTCATTCTTTCCATTCGAGATGATTTTCCGCTGCTCCTCCCGTTCTCTACCCAGAATGGGGGTTTGTGGTCTGGCCCTAAACCGCCATCAGGGTCTGCGCTTCATTCATCTAATGCCGGAGCTTATCCCAAACACACAAGACATCAAGGCCCAGGGCCTAACCGCCAACaatacatggatttatttgtttctgtaaatCTTTCTGCAACACTAATACATCATGGCTCCTGTTTCTAAGATCTCTCCTTACTGAAATTCAGTTTTAGGACATTTGATACCATTctaactttttccttttaacattCTGAAATGTAAAACAAGTTATTTCATGATCACACAGCGTTTCAAACTGCACATAAATAGAAATAGGAATTGAATTTTAAGTATCCCACTGTGTTGAAACTGTCAAAACAATTTCCCTCATTTGGTTTAGATTTTTGTCAGAATTGATCACAGAACCACAAAGCAGTAAAATTCATGAAGAACACTGAGGCAGAACAGGTCAACACAAAACTGTGCTGTAATGTGTGAAAAAAAGATGTCATCAGAAAACCGACGCATGTCTGCAAAAGAGCTGCTGTTTAACACAGGCCTTAATGTTTAACTGGCTGACTTTTGCCTTAATAGTTTGGAAACGTGCCCTGAATTCTATGAACATTTCTGTTACACGTAGATGATGCTTTTGTTTCCAAAAGCATCAAATCAGCTGCTAAGGCAGATTTTATAATTTAGCAGGTAAGAGCTGATGTGAAGCATTTTACTTAATGCCATGTCCTGTGTTACTTCAAAACAATACAATGCATCAGTCACAATGTAGAAAAGTGTAGCTGGGATGTAAGAATACAGatcatttatgcttttatttgtcttttattgtcAGAATAAATAACAGTGAAACGGATGGGATCCAAAAAGCAGCTCACAGTCGAATGTAAACTAAAATCAATTCTCTTCACAGTTCATCTCCATAGTCTCTGTAGTCAcccttttttcattcatcttttataaaaaacacTGTTTCTTAAAGGGCTTGTTATGTCGCATCACAAAGGTCAACGATAAGGTCACGGTTATGACTCTACAGATTAAAAGGGCATCAATAAAAAGATGTGCAGAATCAGGGTGTATGTAGAGCATTACATTCTAAAAACACAATGTGAAATAAACTACAAGTACACAGTAGTAAAGACTATTTTCTGCCTATATTGTCCTGGTTATGAAAATTCAAAAAGCAGTTGTGATTTCGTGAGATGCAGAGAAAGACGCAACACTTCAGACACAAAACTCGCGACGTCCTCTGACAGTCCCCGAAACGACACCTGCCCCCTTCCCCCTCTGCCAGCTGCTCCGGCCAGTGGCCTGCGCCGTCGTAGCGGGTGGCGGCGTCGGGCAGGGGGCTGTCCTCCACCAGCATGGGACTGGGCGTTTGGCTTGTCCCGTGGGTTTCCTCTGATGGAGGCTGAGGAGGAATGGAGTCCTGTGTGTCTGAGCTGCCGGAGAGGGTCAGCGCCTTGGAAACATCCAGCCTGAAAGCCATGAAAGTCAAAGCTCCAGCAGCTGCCCCGTGATCTTCTCGGTACAAAAGCCAGGAGTTCACCAAAGCCAAATCGATGAGGTACCAGAGCACCGCTTGGGGCCAGCTGTGTGGAGGCGTGGCCGTGAGAGGTGTGGAGTACAGGTTTAGCAAATCTCTGTTGAGGCGAGCCGACATCTGGGCCTTCTGGAAGCTGCTGGTGAGGGAAGCCATGCTCCTCCGACCGTTCCCCGCTGTAGAAAGTATGAAGCCGCTGTGGGATCTGCGGAGCATCAGCTTCCCGTCGGAGCTCACAAACTCATCTCCGATTTGTCCTCGAGCTCCTCCCACCTTACCGGCCGCGTGAACCCCAGCATCTAAAAGGCGTTCCATCATGGCAGGGGTGGAAAGCTCCTGTTTGCAAAGAAACACCATGCTACTTTTAGGCGCCATCTTTTCTACGACACCTTCTTTATCTGGGGGATCCACATTGAGATCCACATGCAAGAGTAAACCACCAAGTCCAATCAGTGCAGTGCAGAGCAGAGACGGCCCACTTTCGCGAGTCTTGCAGGTCAGAGGAAGTGGATACTGGTCAACGGCATAGTTGTCCTCCTTTCTCAACGACTGGCACTCAGCATTGAAGCGGCCCAGGATTGGCTGGACCTTCCACAGAGGATCCATCTGTGTTGGTGAACAGTTCAAGTCCCTCCCCTCGTCATCTCTGGACTGTCCATCACCAGGTGGCTGCTCTTCAGCAGGAGAAGGTAGCTGTAACGTACGGGACAGCTCCACAAAGCGAGTCAGGGGCATGGCGTCAGCAATCAGGGGCACCTTCGTCAAGTCCTCCCAGTAAAGCCTTGGACTGGGAAACTGAAAGCAAACAACACATGTAGGTAGAAGATGATCCAACAATAGGaacaaagacttctgggaaataaaCAAGCAAAGGTGCAGACCTTCAAAGTTCCCATGGCGATGTGGATACCAACAAACCGTGCAACGTCTACAGACGTGACAGGATCTGACATTTTGCAGAGTTTGTTTGTGCAAGTTGAAGTTTCTGCCCAAGTATCCCAACCAAAATATTTGGAAAAGTAATCAATGGGCTCTCTGGTCCTGGTTCCATTCATCTGGGGTTGCAGATGACTCGATGTTGAAAAACTAGaagatgaaaaacagaaactgttgGTGAAAGTTTAGGTCTCACTTTGTTGGATCACTTCTGGAGGACAACCGAGTCCATTTTTGTTTCCACTTTCAAATCCAAGTGTCCTTGTACCTCGCGGATGTGTGATTGGGCTCATGCGAGCTGCTGGACTGCTTCCTGTTGAAGTAAGCCATCACTTCTGCTTCTGTGTCACGCTGAGGATCAGGCAGTTCGAAGCCGCTCACGTCGTCATCACAACTCTTGAGTAGAAAGTCCCGCACATCTGACGGCTGCCACTCCGAGTCAGAGAAAGCTAAGAGAGAGCCAATGACATTCTTGTTACCAGATCATTAAAAagggttctgtttgtttttcacgctgaaaaatgaaagaaccTTGACTGTCAGTGAAGTCTGAAGTCTCTGGTTCTGACAGCAGGCTTCCATTCTGGTAGCCTGCAGCAGAGAGTCTTCCTCCATCTGATTTAACAGCAGAAGAACAAAGTCATCCTCTTCATCAAAGGTAAACGTGTGGAAGTGAAAGAGCTACTCACATGCATCACACTCTGCAGGTTGATGCTCAGCTGGGGCTCCATCACCGAAGCCTTCCAGGCTGAAGGTGTCAGCGTTGGTCTGAGCAGATGCCAGCAGAAGTtcccgctcctcctccttcactgGATAGAAGATGCACTGCTTGGTGTTGAACTCTGGACTCCTGCGTGCCTCATTGGGGCTCTGCCCATTCTCAATTACTGcacagacaaaaacatggaGATAGAATCTGCcatttaaccctcctgttaggTTCATAtatgaggaacagagatgatgttcctgggtcaatttgacccggtccatgtttaaattaataaaatatgtctgaaacccaaaaatcctaacaagcagtgtgaatataTCATGACTAACTCCATTACTAATCAATATTTAGTGAAATGGTGTTCCTTACctctaacaggaagtggttcaattattagataattaaTGTATCTACAcgttcaaactttttaaaaattttactaCTGTATCAATTTTGAAAGACTAACATATAcaatacaatagttttacataacattgaaacataatcttgaaatAGTTTTACATAAATTCACTGTGaaccagagaaaaacaaaatcacaatccAACAGACCAGCAATCACAatatgaagttgtgtgtgtgtctgtacatctACATGATGTCCAGATACTTATTCCTTGTTTGACTGTATTCAAAGGACGTCCTAAAAGCTGGGTGTGTGCTGATGAGCACTTACACGGCCCATCGGCCCCCCCGCTGCTGATTGGCTCCACTGCCCACTGCATCCGTCTGCTGCCTTGGGCGTCCAGAGCAGCGTTCAGCAGGGGGCCGCTCTCCTCTTTCACTAGAACGGTCCGTATGGCTCGATTATGCTGTGGATGGAGACCGGCCCTCTGCCTGCTTTGACAGGCAGGGGGCTGCAGTGTGGGGTCCGGCGGGGTCTCTTCAACTTTGATCTCCTGGCTCCCAACAAACTGTACTTCTTTCTCAGAAACACCATCAAAACCCTGTGACAAGAAAAAACGGTGAGGTATGTCTAAATAATGATGGGCTGCAGCAAtcctgactgcaaggaccacaTTCTTTTGACAATTCTTCTTTCTGCAGCTTTGAGTAAAAACATTTGCACACACCTAGTACTGTAGGTGAAAATGGATTTTTTACATAGCGAACGAGCCAAAATGTCTTCTGGGGCTCAAAGCTATTTCTAAATCTACAAACAACACCTAGACACGAGTCAGggtgtgaagaaactggattttctagaaaggactctATTAATAAAAGGATTTGGATTTCAAATGTGAAGATATTGAACACAGATGTGTAGGTACTTCCCACAGTGGCAAGTATTGTTGGCTTAAGCTGAGCTAAATGATATATCCTACGAATGTGGGAGTGGTTTGTCAGTGGACGCTCCTTCTCACCTCTCGTTGGTCTGCAGCCCTGCAGGAGGCCTCTTTGTCAGAAGATCTTTGTCTGGAGGTCAGGAACCTCTCCAGCACGATGCCTGGAGACTGGTCTGCTTCCCTGTCCGTCTCCCCGTCTCCATGCAGCCTGTGTTCGTTCATCACTTCCTGAACACTAGTGGTTACAGACTCCAGCTCCAGCACTACACGCTCTTCAGAGGATTTGTCAAACGCTGAAGGACCAGAAGGGATGAACGCAACAGAAGCAGGGCCTTTCATGGTCCTGAATCCAGGGCTGGTCTTCGTGTCAGACTCCTGGTCCGAGAAGACGGAGTGTATCTCATAAACCACCTGACATTCATCCTGCTCACTTTCAGTTTCCGTCTGAGACTCTCCAACAGATCCCGTCTTTCTTATGGCATCTCCTCTTCTGGGCTCTGAGCCTCTTCTCCTACGTCTACTCATCACAACGCTCTTCTggtcctctcctctcctctgcacCAAcatctcttcctcttcttctttcacCTGATTGGTTGAGCAAAACACAGTCTTTGAAGTTACCTCATTTTCACTCCTTCCATCACAAATCTGCTCGGGGTGTTTATCACTTTCAGAATCACTGGTGTTTAAATCTTTTTGGGTAGAAGTGTCTTCATCCAGAGAACTTCTGTCTCTCTCATTCTGTTCCCCAACAGTAACCAAGTCAACCTCTAGAAGTAGATCTTCCTTGAAGTCTTCCTCGGTGGTTCCCTGGGCTTCACATTCAGAGTTGGGGCTCTTTGAGGCACATTCTGGTGGAAACAGCGGCCTCCTCTCAGAGGACTTCGCCTGAGCGGACTCTAGGAAATCTGTGCGATCCTTGCCAGCAGTCATGTCACGGGGCCGAGAGCAAACATCTAAAGGGGAGGCTTTGTTCTCGTCTCTTCTACTTGCCCCCTGGAAGGCATTTATGTCAACATTTGGAGGAGAAACCGGCAGAGATGGGGATGGAATCAGAGCTGGGAAAGAGACATTCTGCTCCCTGTCCTCCACAGTCATCTCTCCCATCTCTGGCTCAGTGTCCCACCCTGTTGCTGCATTCTTTCCCGCGGCTCCGCCGTCATACACCTTCGGGGACGGGTAAAACTCCAACCTGGAGACGCCCTCAAATATGTTTCCGTTGGTGTAGGTGAGACTTGGACTCTCTACGGTGTGTGCGGTCGTTTTGTGCTTCTGAAGCGATGAGACGTCACTGAACTTTTCCCCACAGTCTTTGCACTCCAAGGCTCGCTTAGAGGTTATGACTCCTTCAGTTTCCACTTTCGACGAGGCTTTGCGTTTTCTGGTGGCCTTTGGCTTGTTGGGCGGAGCATCGGGTGGAGGTTGAGAAGACTTCAAGGAAGACATGAGGGACAGAGCTTTCTTTGCCCGTCCTCCCTTTTTCTTGGAGACGGAGGCGTCCTGAGGCTGACTCGACGCCCTGGAAGGGTCCAGCTTGTAAACTTTGAGCTGGGGCTGCTTATGGCCTTTTAATAAAAGCAGAGAGTCTTGTACTGCGTTTAAATTCGGTTCTTCtggctttttgacttttttggttggtgtttttttcctagctctttcagtttttgcacTTTTGGGTGAAACTTCTTGTCTAACCTTtggttgctttttctttttgaacacaggtgaagctgcggcctTCTGCCCACTCGTTTGTGCATCTTCGttccctactttttttttttttagtttgtttttacccACATCTTCTTTGATTTGTTTCTCCTGTGCAACTGGGGTTGGAGGGGACTTTGTGACAACTCCTGATGCTCCGCCCCCCCCTGCAGCAtccttttttccctttgctCCTTTCTTTGGTGACAAGGACATCTTTTTCTCAGGTGTTCTCTTAGCCGGAGCTTTACCTTTAGTCAGATCTTCTGGTCTTGGCTGCTGCggttcctgcttttttttcttatttttcttgtctttgctCTGAGGACTGAATTTCACAACAAGATGagacttttttgttctttgccGCTTGGCTGGTTTGGCGTCGATCAGAAAGTCGTCTTTGTAAATGGACCCGGCCAGATCTTGAATGTATCCTGGAAAGAAAAACGTCCTGGCCGGCTTTCTTTTGCGCACTTTCACCAGCTCCTGAGCAGACATGACATTCAGGGCCAGTTCTGAGGTCTGAGGAACATGTTTTGACTGCATGTCAGACGGGACTGCCGCTTTAGAAGACGACTCCACTTCTGAATGGTTCTTCTTACCTTCCATTCCAGATTTCTCAGACAAATGCTCTCCATTGTGTTCCTGTGTCTTTAATTCGCCCTCACTCAACTGGTCTTGACCCGTCATCTTCGTACATGCATCATCGCCTTCATTGGGGCCAACTTGTGAGGGTTTATCTGGTGAATCCAAAGGGTTGGAGGGAAGTTCTTTGTGCTCTGGGTCTAAGGAAGGAGATGTTCCATCCAGCTGGGCTGTGGAGAC encodes the following:
- the LOC101162913 gene encoding uncharacterized protein LOC101162913 isoform X2 is translated as MQSPSLTRTDSIPASSSASEQPVDMVAEPEQQGPEGQAGDHPAVAPADPQPPETSQHTQGGAQSPANVAAMPTAEAEDDAKRSTESSSGAKTNVQTVRRYVPSKKAMIDPLKMDMTKSLVEPLSSSQLSLHCVECHIIFSDHKSKDRHVKLKHPVEYEKRNLKNALFACYVCDRHFTNSTDLMAHQKAHTEKKPFKCPVCDQAFRRSSELTSHKKAHFGLFGYTCTECGKPCKTLTLLKYHQRTHTGERPYVCKECGKRFPMPKALHKHMISHSPEGAEGEEKDDAAKKRAKKDEGSPPVKLHCSMCKATFKNSKTRQRHMKIKHNVLPSGQSKPVITPISISQPTRLQLEAAGPLQKVDANIDTAQIRKLIESLGTVKKVNQVVLLGQVPGYAPPLELQADSQPAGPLDPDLSPPQIDFGGLKPPESKTTGLDTSNYPCGFMDQTIILEPITPDGETPPLSELASCVAAGETAQTVGEVVQRPLTSEILLDNMTCQNEENDLEQTFILELTPALTPTAELEHSQTEPQNMAPSSSLVLNTDQEAADQTAKKSALNGQDASLTEPPLVSTAQLDGTSPSLDPEHKELPSNPLDSPDKPSQVGPNEGDDACTKMTGQDQLSEGELKTQEHNGEHLSEKSGMEGKKNHSEVESSSKAAVPSDMQSKHVPQTSELALNVMSAQELVKVRKRKPARTFFFPGYIQDLAGSIYKDDFLIDAKPAKRQRTKKSHLVVKFSPQSKDKKNKKKKQEPQQPRPEDLTKGKAPAKRTPEKKMSLSPKKGAKGKKDAAGGGGASGVVTKSPPTPVAQEKQIKEDVGKNKLKKKKVGNEDAQTSGQKAAASPVFKKKKQPKVRQEVSPKSAKTERARKKTPTKKVKKPEEPNLNAVQDSLLLLKGHKQPQLKVYKLDPSRASSQPQDASVSKKKGGRAKKALSLMSSLKSSQPPPDAPPNKPKATRKRKASSKVETEGVITSKRALECKDCGEKFSDVSSLQKHKTTAHTVESPSLTYTNGNIFEGVSRLEFYPSPKVYDGGAAGKNAATGWDTEPEMGEMTVEDREQNVSFPALIPSPSLPVSPPNVDINAFQGASRRDENKASPLDVCSRPRDMTAGKDRTDFLESAQAKSSERRPLFPPECASKSPNSECEAQGTTEEDFKEDLLLEVDLVTVGEQNERDRSSLDEDTSTQKDLNTSDSESDKHPEQICDGRSENEVTSKTVFCSTNQVKEEEEEMLVQRRGEDQKSVVMSRRRRRGSEPRRGDAIRKTGSVGESQTETESEQDECQVVYEIHSVFSDQESDTKTSPGFRTMKGPASVAFIPSGPSAFDKSSEERVVLELESVTTSVQEVMNEHRLHGDGETDREADQSPGIVLERFLTSRQRSSDKEASCRAADQREGFDGVSEKEVQFVGSQEIKVEETPPDPTLQPPACQSRQRAGLHPQHNRAIRTVLVKEESGPLLNAALDAQGSRRMQWAVEPISSGGADGPLIENGQSPNEARRSPEFNTKQCIFYPVKEEERELLLASAQTNADTFSLEGFGDGAPAEHQPAECDASFSDSEWQPSDVRDFLLKSCDDDVSGFELPDPQRDTEAEVMAYFNRKQSSSSHEPNHTSASFSTSSHLQPQMNGTRTREPIDYFSKYFGWDTWAETSTCTNKLCKMSDPVTSVDVARFVGIHIAMGTLKFPSPRLYWEDLTKVPLIADAMPLTRFVELSRTLQLPSPAEEQPPGDGQSRDDEGRDLNCSPTQMDPLWKVQPILGRFNAECQSLRKEDNYAVDQYPLPLTCKTRESGPSLLCTALIGLGGLLLHVDLNVDPPDKEGVVEKMAPKSSMVFLCKQELSTPAMMERLLDAGVHAAGKVGGARGQIGDEFVSSDGKLMLRRSHSGFILSTAGNGRRSMASLTSSFQKAQMSARLNRDLLNLYSTPLTATPPHSWPQAVLWYLIDLALVNSWLLYREDHGAAAGALTFMAFRLDVSKALTLSGSSDTQDSIPPQPPSEETHGTSQTPSPMLVEDSPLPDAATRYDGAGHWPEQLAEGEGGRCRFGDCQRTSRVLCLKCCVFLCISRNHNCFLNFHNQDNIGRK
- the LOC101162913 gene encoding uncharacterized protein LOC101162913 isoform X1; protein product: MQSPSLTRTDSIPASSSASEQPVDMVAEPEQQGPEGQAGDHPAVAPADPQPPETSQHTQGGAQSPANVAAMPTAEAEDDAKRSTESSSGAKTNVQTVRRYVPSKKAMIDPLKMDMTKSLVEPLSSSQLSLHCVECHIIFSDHKSKDRHVKLKHPVEYEKRNLKNALFACYVCDRHFTNSTDLMAHQKAHTEKKPFKCPVCDQAFRRSSELTSHKKAHFGLFGYTCTECGKPCKTLTLLKYHQRTHTGERPYVCKECGKRFPMPKALHKHMISHSPEGAEGEEKDDAAKKRAKKDEGSPPVKLHCSMCKATFKNSKTRQRHMKIKHNVLPSGQSKPVITPISISQPTRLQLEAAGPLQKVDANIDTAQIRKLIESLGTVKKVNQVVLLGQVPGYAPPLELQADSQPAGPLDPDLSPPQIDFGGLKPPESKTTGLDTSNYPCGFMDQTIILEPITPDGETPPLSELASCVAAGETAQTVGEVVQRPLTSEILLDNMTCQNEENDLEQTFILELTPALTPTAELEHSQTEPQNMAPSSSLVLNTDQEAADQTAKKSALNGQDASLTEPPLVSTAQLDGTSPSLDPEHKELPSNPLDSPDKPSQVGPNEGDDACTKMTGQDQLSEGELKTQEHNGEHLSEKSGMEGKKNHSEVESSSKAAVPSDMQSKHVPQTSELALNVMSAQELVKVRKRKPARTFFFPGYIQDLAGSIYKDDFLIDAKPAKRQRTKKSHLVVKFSPQSKDKKNKKKKQEPQQPRPEDLTKGKAPAKRTPEKKMSLSPKKGAKGKKDAAGGGGASGVVTKSPPTPVAQEKQIKEDVGKNKLKKKKVGNEDAQTSGQKAAASPVFKKKKQPKVRQEVSPKSAKTERARKKTPTKKVKKPEEPNLNAVQDSLLLLKGHKQPQLKVYKLDPSRASSQPQDASVSKKKGGRAKKALSLMSSLKSSQPPPDAPPNKPKATRKRKASSKVETEGVITSKRALECKDCGEKFSDVSSLQKHKTTAHTVESPSLTYTNGNIFEGVSRLEFYPSPKVYDGGAAGKNAATGWDTEPEMGEMTVEDREQNVSFPALIPSPSLPVSPPNVDINAFQGASRRDENKASPLDVCSRPRDMTAGKDRTDFLESAQAKSSERRPLFPPECASKSPNSECEAQGTTEEDFKEDLLLEVDLVTVGEQNERDRSSLDEDTSTQKDLNTSDSESDKHPEQICDGRSENEVTSKTVFCSTNQVKEEEEEMLVQRRGEDQKSVVMSRRRRRGSEPRRGDAIRKTGSVGESQTETESEQDECQVVYEIHSVFSDQESDTKTSPGFRTMKGPASVAFIPSGPSAFDKSSEERVVLELESVTTSVQEVMNEHRLHGDGETDREADQSPGIVLERFLTSRQRSSDKEASCRAADQREGFDGVSEKEVQFVGSQEIKVEETPPDPTLQPPACQSRQRAGLHPQHNRAIRTVLVKEESGPLLNAALDAQGSRRMQWAVEPISSGGADGPLIENGQSPNEARRSPEFNTKQCIFYPVKEEERELLLASAQTNADTFSLEGFGDGAPAEHQPAECDAYGGRLSAAGYQNGSLLSEPETSDFTDSQAFSDSEWQPSDVRDFLLKSCDDDVSGFELPDPQRDTEAEVMAYFNRKQSSSSHEPNHTSASFSTSSHLQPQMNGTRTREPIDYFSKYFGWDTWAETSTCTNKLCKMSDPVTSVDVARFVGIHIAMGTLKFPSPRLYWEDLTKVPLIADAMPLTRFVELSRTLQLPSPAEEQPPGDGQSRDDEGRDLNCSPTQMDPLWKVQPILGRFNAECQSLRKEDNYAVDQYPLPLTCKTRESGPSLLCTALIGLGGLLLHVDLNVDPPDKEGVVEKMAPKSSMVFLCKQELSTPAMMERLLDAGVHAAGKVGGARGQIGDEFVSSDGKLMLRRSHSGFILSTAGNGRRSMASLTSSFQKAQMSARLNRDLLNLYSTPLTATPPHSWPQAVLWYLIDLALVNSWLLYREDHGAAAGALTFMAFRLDVSKALTLSGSSDTQDSIPPQPPSEETHGTSQTPSPMLVEDSPLPDAATRYDGAGHWPEQLAEGEGGRCRFGDCQRTSRVLCLKCCVFLCISRNHNCFLNFHNQDNIGRK